A DNA window from Labrys wisconsinensis contains the following coding sequences:
- the nth gene encoding endonuclease III codes for MPPRQTKPALPPSPPAATKPRKAKAKANAEAARAAAGRSALPPERIAEIFRRFQARDPEPKGELDYISPYTLLVAVVLSAQATDVGVNKATGPLFRVADTPAKMVALGEERVRAFIKTIGLYRNKAKNVIALSEQLIAEHGGEVPRSREALETLPGVGRKTANVVLNIAFRLPTIAVDTHLFRVANRTGIAPGKDPLAVELGLETAVPPAYLLHAHHWLILHGRYVCKATKPDCPACLINDICLFEAKTV; via the coding sequence ATGCCGCCCCGCCAGACCAAGCCCGCCCTTCCGCCATCCCCGCCCGCCGCGACAAAGCCACGCAAGGCCAAGGCGAAGGCCAATGCCGAGGCGGCCCGCGCCGCGGCCGGCCGCTCGGCCCTGCCGCCGGAGCGGATCGCCGAGATCTTCCGGCGCTTCCAGGCGCGCGACCCCGAGCCGAAGGGCGAGCTTGACTACATCAGCCCCTACACACTGCTGGTCGCCGTGGTCCTGTCGGCGCAGGCCACCGATGTCGGCGTCAACAAGGCGACGGGGCCGCTGTTCCGGGTGGCCGACACGCCGGCGAAGATGGTGGCGCTGGGCGAGGAGCGGGTGCGCGCGTTCATCAAGACGATCGGCCTCTACCGCAACAAGGCCAAGAACGTCATCGCCCTGTCGGAGCAACTGATCGCCGAACACGGCGGCGAGGTGCCGCGGTCACGCGAAGCGCTGGAGACGCTGCCCGGCGTCGGGCGCAAGACGGCGAACGTGGTGCTCAACATCGCCTTCCGTCTGCCGACGATCGCGGTCGACACCCATCTGTTCCGAGTCGCCAACCGCACCGGCATCGCGCCGGGCAAGGACCCGCTCGCGGTCGAGCTCGGCCTGGAGACGGCGGTGCCGCCGGCCTATCTCCTGCACGCCCATCACTGGCTGATCCTGCACGGGCGCTATGTCTGCAAGGCGACGAAGCCGGACTGCCCGGCCTGCCTGATCAACGACATCTGCCTGTTCGAGGCAAAGACGGTGTGA
- a CDS encoding DUF2244 domain-containing protein, giving the protein MASDNPQAPDEETVFDAVLTPHRSLGPRGFRILLLVVGTVSTLFSIPFYIMGAWPVIGFFGLDVALLYVFFRLNYRDALRQERVLLTHVRLLFSRSDARGVRREWLFNPLWVRLQRDEIEEFGITRLALVQRGRAVEIARCLGAMEKASFADAFARALAVARRGPDYERAP; this is encoded by the coding sequence ATGGCCAGCGACAATCCGCAAGCCCCGGATGAGGAGACGGTTTTCGACGCGGTGCTCACCCCGCACCGCTCGCTCGGCCCGCGCGGCTTCCGCATCCTGCTCCTGGTGGTCGGCACGGTCTCGACGCTGTTCAGCATCCCGTTCTACATCATGGGCGCCTGGCCGGTGATCGGCTTCTTCGGCCTCGACGTGGCGCTGCTCTACGTCTTCTTCCGCCTGAACTACCGCGATGCGCTGCGCCAGGAGCGGGTGCTGCTCACCCATGTCCGGCTGCTCTTCTCCCGCAGCGACGCCCGCGGCGTCAGGCGGGAATGGCTCTTCAACCCGCTCTGGGTGCGCCTGCAGCGCGACGAGATCGAGGAGTTCGGCATCACCCGCCTGGCGCTGGTGCAGCGCGGCCGCGCCGTCGAGATCGCCCGCTGCCTCGGCGCCATGGAGAAGGCGAGCTTCGCCGATGCCTTCGCGCGGGCGCTGGCCGTGGCCCGGCGCGGGCCGGACTATGAGCGGGCGCCATAG
- a CDS encoding bifunctional transcriptional activator/DNA repair enzyme AdaA, producing MLAAHPDSPLAPLPVADPARLDDYDRVRRAIAFISQHWQRQPSLEEIADHLGLSVSHVHHLFRRWAGITPKAFLQAVTMDRARGLLRDSASILDAAYELGLSGPGRLHDLFVTHEAMTPGDYKAGGAGLTIRWGFHPSPFGLALVMLAPLGLAGLAFADPGEEAAVLADMTRRWPKALYVEDRPGTAAEAAHIFDPAQWSAERPLHVVMIGTDFEVRVWRALLRIPMGRATTYSDIAGHVGNPRASRAVGAAVGRNPISFVVPCHRVIGRSGALTGYHWGLTRKQAMLGWEGGRTAG from the coding sequence ATGCTCGCCGCCCATCCCGACTCCCCGCTCGCACCCCTTCCGGTCGCCGACCCTGCCCGGCTCGACGACTATGACCGCGTGCGCCGGGCCATCGCCTTCATCTCGCAGCACTGGCAGCGCCAGCCCTCCCTCGAGGAGATCGCCGATCATCTCGGCCTGTCGGTCTCGCACGTCCATCACCTCTTCCGCCGCTGGGCCGGCATCACGCCCAAGGCTTTCCTGCAGGCGGTGACCATGGATCGGGCGCGCGGGCTGCTGCGCGACTCCGCCTCGATCCTCGACGCCGCCTACGAGCTCGGGCTCTCCGGCCCGGGCCGCCTGCACGACCTCTTCGTCACCCACGAGGCGATGACGCCGGGAGACTACAAGGCCGGCGGCGCCGGCCTCACCATCCGCTGGGGCTTCCACCCCTCGCCCTTCGGCCTCGCCCTGGTGATGCTGGCGCCCCTCGGGCTCGCCGGCCTCGCCTTCGCCGATCCCGGCGAGGAGGCGGCCGTGCTCGCCGACATGACGCGCCGCTGGCCGAAGGCGCTCTATGTCGAGGACAGGCCGGGCACCGCGGCCGAGGCGGCGCACATCTTCGACCCCGCGCAATGGTCGGCGGAGCGGCCGCTGCACGTGGTGATGATCGGCACGGATTTCGAGGTGCGGGTCTGGCGCGCGCTCCTCAGGATCCCGATGGGCCGCGCCACCACCTATTCCGACATTGCCGGGCATGTCGGCAACCCCAGGGCCTCGCGCGCCGTCGGCGCCGCGGTCGGCAGGAACCCGATCTCCTTCGTCGTGCCCTGCCACCGCGTCATCGGCCGCTCCGGCGCCCTGACCGGCTATCACTGGGGCCTGACGCGCAAGCAGGCGATGCTGGGCTGGGAAGGCGGGCGGACGGCGGGGTAG